In Papaver somniferum cultivar HN1 chromosome 1, ASM357369v1, whole genome shotgun sequence, a genomic segment contains:
- the LOC113312324 gene encoding uncharacterized protein LOC113312324 translates to MAGGVTSREQTLSLLSAVKNHGDLAVKLSSLRQAKDILLSVEPSSLVVELFPYIVELQGSNEVLVRKILLELMEELGLKVMYQSSVFMPVFLTYLKDDASSVVRQSIVSGTNFFCSVLEEMALQYHQSGKVERWLEELWSWMVKFKDAVCGIALESGPVGTKLLAIKFLEMYVLLFTSDAEDDETSSKEVKGQNFNISWVVGGHPILDPDLLTLEANRSLGYLLDMLRSAKTLPGCVTITVINCLAAIARKRPMHYTDILSALIGFDPHFETPGSHTASIQYSFRTAFLGFLRCTHPCIVESRDRLVRALRAMNAGDAADQVIRKIDKIIKNTERASRDARFNKEDQSSNHFLSVAELNKKRSMLPDVDGAVNTDELPAKRTRYLPVGNAPLPVQNSSGHDGITSNGVSTKVPLMQNELTPVEQMIAMIAALLAEGERGAKSLEILISQIQPDLMADIVIANMRHLPKNSPPLSSILGNMPVPSPPGPITTAQVAVPNVPTTTSQQSTLFQSQAVTHFSSTKAVGAPSADLSSASTLPADLKRDPRRDPRRLDPRRPPAPAAAVQPLPVKEEITDSRFAFDASVSMGSPVTVQVVPKAENAIEPLVSKSDTEFFQSSMTHLDDQHTFKEEIGPVDEEGLTIDPSAEVNNTTSDVPPSDIIMDLEPVLSPEQPDFSVVEPELQDSNMMDFGQNSPGTSAPEETFRELPPVPSYIELTGEEQNRLSNLAVGRLIESSRQIHATGCSRTCMELLARLVLQTAADQDIISMVQKHIVSDYEHQKGHELAMHVLYHLRSVVISCEDEFSSFAESVYEKFLLAVAKSLRDTLPASDKSFSRFLGEVPLLPDSALKLLEDLCCSEGFDNLGKDVRDGDRVTQGLGAVWSLILGRPLNRDACLTIAFNCSVHPQEDVRAKAIRLVANKLYRLSYASEKVEEFATNMLLSVIDQRIPDTESSQVGVTESNPDENVGVQETSTSGSQNSDPGVVPRSELAKDLHPALQTVSNVSLSQAQRCMSLFFALCTKKPSLLQLVFDVYGRAPKTVKQAVHRHIPNLVRNLGSSFSEFLRIISDPPQGSKNFLMLVLQVLTEETTPSADLIATVKHLYQTKLKDAAILIPMLSSLPKDEVLPIFPQLVGLPLEKFQAALARILQGSAHTGPALTPAEVLVAIHGIHPERDGVALKKITDACTACFEQRTVFTQQVLAKALNQLVDQTPLPLLFMRTVIQAIDAFPTLVDFMMEILTKLVNKQIWKMPKLWVGFLKCASQTQPHSFGVLLQLPPPQLESTLNRHANLRAGLASHANQPSIRSTLPRSTLAVLGLANEPPPPHAQRSYHPPVLHSETGSSVQGATLT, encoded by the exons ATGGCAGGAGGAGTTACCTCAAGAGAACAGACACTTTCTTTACTCTCCGCTGTAAAAAACCATGGAGATTTAGCTGTTAAATTGTCTTCTTTAAGACAAGCCAAAGATATTCTATTGTCTGTGGAACCTTCTTCGTTGGTTGTTGAGCTTTTTCCTTATATTGTTGAACTTCAGGGTTCTAATGAAGTTTTGGTTCGGAAAATTTTATTAGA GTTGATGGAAGAGCTTGGGTTGAAGGTGATGTATCAGTCATCTGTATTCATGCCCGTTTTTTTGACGTATTTGAAAGACGATGCTTCATCTGTTGTACGGCAGTCTATCGTTAGTGGTACAAACTTCTTTTGCAGCGTTCTGGAAGAGATGGCATTACAG tatcatcaatctgGTAAGGTGGAGAGATGGCTTGAAGAGCTGTGGAGTTGGATGGTGAAGTTCAAGGATGCCGTCTGTGGAATTGCTTTGGAG TCTGGTCCTGTCGGAACAAAGTTGCTTGCGATAAAGTTTTTGGAAATGTATGTTCTTCTTTTCACGTCTGATGCCGAAGATGATGAAACATCCTCTAAAGAAG TGAAGGGTCAAAATTTTAATATCTCATGGGTGGTTGGAGGTCATCCAATACTGGATCCAGATTTGCTCACTTTGGAAGCGAACAGGAGTCTTGGATATTTACTGGATATGCTGCGCTCAGCAAAGACACTTCCTGGTTGTGTGACAATTACTGTGATCAATTG TCTCGCTGCTATAGCAAGGAAACGGCCAATGCATTACACTGATATTCTTTCAGCATTAATTGGGTTTGATCCACATTTCGAGACACCTGGGAGTCATACTGCAAGTATCCAGTACTCTTTTAGGACTGCCTTTCTGGGTTTCTTAAGGTGTACCCACCCCTGCATTGTAGAG TCGCGGGATAGACTGGTTAGGGCTTTGCGGGCAATGAATGCAGGGGATGCTGCTGATCAAGTTATTAGGAAAAtcgataaaataataaagaatacTGAACGTGCGTCACGGGATGCTCGATTTAACAAG GAGGATCAATCATCAAACCATTTCTTATCTGTTGCTGAATTGAATAAGAAAAGGTCCATGCTTCCAGATGTGGACGGTGCAGTCAATACTGATGAGCTGCCTGCAAAAAGGACTCGCTATCTTCCTGTGGGAAATGCACCCTTACCAGTTCAAAACAGTTCTGGGCATGATGGAATTACTTCTAATGGAGTATCTACTAAGGTACCATTAATGCAAAATGAGTTGACTCCTGTTGAACAAATGATTGCCATGATTGCTGCCCTGTTGGCAGAAGGAGAAAGAGGGGccaaatcacttgaaattctCATCTCGCAAATCCAGCCTGACTTGATGGCTGACATTGTTATAGCTAATATGAGACACTTGCCTAAGAACTCACCACCATTATCAAGTATATTAGGGAACATGCCAGTGCCTTCACCGCCAGGTCCAATTACAACCGCTCAAGTTGCAGTACCAAATGTTCCAACTACTACTTCTCAGCAGTCTACTCTCTTCCAATCACAAGCTGTAACTCATTTTTCTTCCACAAAAGCAGTAGGTGCACCATCTGCTGATTTGAGCTCGGCTTCCACTCTTCCTGCAGATCTTAAACGTGATCCAAGAAGG GATCCTCGTCGCCTAGATCCGCGGCGTCCACCAGCACCTGCAGCAGCCGTGCAACCGCTGCCTGTGAAGGAGGAGATCACCGATTCACGGTTTGCTTTTGATGCTTCAGTCTCTATGGGTAGTCCTGTCACAGTTCAGGTGGTCCCAAAGGCAGAAAATGCTATAGAGCCTTTGGTGTCTAAAAGTGATACGGAGTTCTTTCAAAGTTCCATGACACACTTAGATGACCAACATACTTTTAAAGAAGAAATCGGGCCTGTAGACGAAGAAGGTCTCACTATTGATCCATCTGCAGAGGTTAATAATACAACTTCAGATGTTCCACCTTCTGACATCATCATGGATCTGGAACCTGTATTATCTCCAGAACAACCAGATTTCTCTGTAGTGGAACCAGAGTTGCAGGattctaatatgatggattttggtCAGAATTCTCCAGGCACATCTGCACCTGAAGAGACATTTCGTGAGTTACCACCTGTCCCATCATATATTGAGTTGACAGGAGAAGAGCAGAACCGCTTGAGTAACTTGGCAGTTGGGCGTCTTATTGAATCAAGCAGACAGATACATGCAACAGGCTGTAGTCGGACATGCATGGAATTACTTGCACGCTTAGTTTTGCAG ACTGCTGCTGATCAAGATATTATTTCAATGGTGCAAAAGCATATAGTTTCGGATTATGAGCACCAGAAG GGACATGAGCTTGCAATGCATGTACTCTATCACCTGCGCAGTGTGGTGATCTCCTGCGAAGATGAATTCTCATCATTTGCTGAGAGTGTATACGAGAAGTTTCTTCTGGCAGTT GCCAAATCTCTGCGAGATACTTTGCCGGCTTCAGATAAGTCATTCAGCAGATTTCTTGGTGAAGTTCCTCTTTTGCCTGATTCTGCATTGAAGCTGCTGGAAGACCTTTGTTGTTCAGAGGGGTTTGACAACCTCGGGAAAGATGTTCGTGATGGTGACCGTGTCACTCAGGGCCTTGGTGCTGTATGGAGCTTGATATTGGGCCGTCCACTTAACAGGGATGCTTGCTTGACTATAGCTTTCAAC TGCTCTGTTCATCCGCAAGAAGATGTACGTGCAAAGGCTATCCGTCTG GTTGCAAACAAACTCTATCGGCTTAGCTACGCATCAGAAAAAGTTGAAGAGTTTGCAACAAATATGCTGTTGTCAGTTATTGATCAACGGATTCCAGATACAGAGTCCTCACAAGTTGGTGTCACTGAATCGAACCCCGATGAAAAT GTTGGAGTTCAGGAAACGTCTACTAGTGGTTCTCAAAATTCAGATCCTGGAGTTGTTCCTAGGAGTGAGCTTGCGAAAGATCTCCACCCAGCTCTACAGACTGTTTCTAACGTATCACTGTCTCAAGCCCAGCGGTGCATGTCATTATTTTTTGCTCTATGCACAAAG AAACCCAGTCTTCTGCAACTTGTGTTTGATGTTTATGGGCGGGCTCCGAAGACTGTTAAGCAG GCTGTCCATCGGCATATCCCGAATCTTGTGAGGAATCTTGGATCATCATTTTCTGAATTTTTGCGAATAATTTCTGATCCTCCCCAAGGAAGCAAAAATTTTTTGATGCTG gtgttacaagtactgACTGAAGAAACTACTCCTTCTGCTGACCTGATTGCCACTGTTAAGCATCTGTATCAAACAAAGCTAAAG GATGCTGCGATTCTTATACCGATGTTGTCTTCACTTCCCAAAGACGAG GTGTTGCCTATCTTCCCCCAGCTTGTTGGTCTTCCCTTGGAAAAGTTCCAGGCAGCACTGGCTCGTATTCTTCAG GGGTCAGCACATACTGGTCCAGCTTTAACACCAGCAGAAGTGTTGGTTGCCATCCATGGGATTCACCCGGAAAGAGACGGAGTCGCACTTAAGAAG ATAACAGATGCTTGCACAGCTTGTTTTGAGCAGCGAACGGTCTTTACACAGCAGGTGTTAGCCAAGGCCTTGAACCAGCTG GTTGACCAGACACCTCTTCCTTTGCTATTCATGAGAACAGTCATTCAAGCTATTGATGCCTTTCCAACTCTG GTTGATTTTATGATGGAGATACTCACCAAACTCGTCAACAAACAG ATTTGGAAGATGCCTAAGTTGTGGGTAGGATTCTTAAAATGTGCATCTCAAACCCAGCCGCATTCTTTCGGCGTGTTATTGCAG TTACCTCCACCGCAGCTTGAGAGTACGCTAAATAGGCATGCAAACCTCAGAGCTGGTCTTGCTTCTCATGCCAACCAACCTAGTATAAGATCCACACTGCCAAG atcaACTTTGGCCGTCTTGGGTCTCGCTAATGAGCCACCACCACCACATGCACAAAGATCGTATCACCCACCTGTGCTACACTCAGAAACAGGTTCTTCAGTTCAGGGGGCTACACTAACTTAA